A region from the Bacillus sp. (in: firmicutes) genome encodes:
- a CDS encoding YuiA family protein translates to MIYYQKILKREMEEMREKQMNSCPYCSGNGYFQLVLGGSETCPSCGGSGKKKDE, encoded by the coding sequence ATGATATATTATCAGAAAATTCTAAAAAGGGAGATGGAAGAGATGAGAGAAAAACAAATGAATAGCTGTCCGTATTGTTCTGGGAATGGGTATTTTCAATTAGTTCTTGGTGGTTCAGAAACCTGTCCTAGTTGCGGTGGTAGTGGAAAGAAAAAAGATGAATAA
- a CDS encoding NUDIX hydrolase codes for MPKDLGSVWLAVAGWCQDEMGRWLVVKKKYGGLKGKWSLPAGFVQKGETVDQAVVREVKEETGIDTVVNGLVGLRTGVLHDDISDNLLIFSLTPQHVHIQKNEVEMEEVQWIDPEDLLQDRSASIILHELIKDKMISIKKDKGSLNPGNHFRYKDYKLFL; via the coding sequence ATGCCAAAAGATCTTGGTTCTGTATGGTTAGCAGTAGCCGGTTGGTGTCAAGACGAAATGGGACGCTGGTTAGTGGTGAAAAAGAAGTATGGAGGACTTAAGGGAAAATGGTCGTTACCTGCTGGATTTGTACAAAAAGGAGAAACGGTCGATCAAGCCGTAGTACGAGAAGTGAAAGAAGAAACAGGTATCGACACTGTTGTGAATGGACTCGTTGGTTTACGTACAGGGGTGTTACATGATGACATTAGCGATAATTTGCTCATCTTTTCGTTAACGCCACAACATGTCCACATTCAAAAAAATGAGGTTGAAATGGAAGAAGTTCAATGGATAGACCCAGAAGACCTTTTACAAGATCGTAGCGCCTCGATTATTCTTCACGAACTGATAAAAGATAAAATGATATCAATTAAAAAGGATAAAGGATCGTTAAATCCAGGAAATCACTTTAGATACAAAGACTACAAATTATTTTTATAA
- a CDS encoding leucyl aminopeptidase: protein MFEFSNGNGFNSQNECLIVGLWDVPDKFGDSLKELDERFHGQLTELVKVGDLSAKRKEVTKIHTFGHIKPKRIVFVGLGKKDISFAALKEAFGRTFSSIKKWKYTSATVLLDTFVNNDYSAVDVAHALAEAFALSTYEFAGYKQKGNEPEKMVETIEVMSSADKEEVLSALTVGYVYGKGTNTARTLVNTPGNLLTATDLANFAVDLANKYDFEVEILEKEDMQKLGMGAFLAVNQGSAEPPKMIVLKYQGKEEWTDVIGLVGKGITFDTGGYSLKPKTGLVEMKTDMGGAAAVLGAMEIIGELRPEQNVVAVIPATDNMISGSAFKPDDVITSMSGKTIEVLNTDAEGRLALADAITYAKYHGANYLVDVATLTGGVIIALGLDKTGALTNNEDLFEQVLEASFEADEFIWRLPYTEKDKERVRNSKIADLNNSPGREGHAIMGGAFIGEFAEDTPWVHLDIAGTATTKVNHDLGPAGGTGVMTRTLALFVERFEPIRNK from the coding sequence ATGTTTGAATTTTCGAATGGAAACGGGTTTAATTCACAAAACGAATGCTTAATTGTCGGACTTTGGGATGTACCTGATAAGTTTGGAGATAGTTTAAAAGAATTAGATGAGCGTTTTCATGGTCAATTAACAGAGCTAGTAAAAGTGGGCGATCTCTCGGCGAAGCGAAAGGAAGTCACAAAAATTCATACGTTTGGCCATATTAAACCGAAACGGATTGTTTTTGTCGGATTAGGTAAAAAAGACATTTCGTTCGCCGCTTTAAAAGAAGCATTTGGACGAACGTTTTCATCTATAAAAAAATGGAAATATACATCTGCTACTGTACTACTAGATACATTTGTGAATAATGACTACTCTGCAGTAGATGTAGCGCATGCGCTCGCGGAAGCTTTTGCTTTATCTACATACGAATTTGCAGGATACAAGCAAAAAGGAAACGAACCGGAAAAAATGGTGGAAACGATAGAAGTCATGTCTTCGGCAGATAAAGAAGAAGTCTTGAGTGCGTTAACGGTCGGTTATGTGTACGGAAAAGGAACAAATACAGCACGAACATTAGTGAATACACCAGGAAACCTTTTAACTGCAACGGATTTAGCGAATTTTGCGGTCGACTTAGCGAACAAATACGACTTTGAAGTAGAAATTTTAGAAAAAGAAGACATGCAAAAGCTTGGCATGGGGGCCTTTTTAGCGGTTAACCAAGGGTCGGCGGAACCGCCAAAGATGATTGTTTTAAAATATCAGGGAAAAGAAGAATGGACCGACGTTATTGGGCTTGTCGGAAAAGGGATTACGTTTGATACAGGTGGATATTCCCTCAAACCGAAGACAGGCCTTGTTGAAATGAAAACAGACATGGGCGGAGCGGCTGCTGTGTTAGGAGCAATGGAAATCATCGGTGAGCTACGTCCAGAACAAAACGTCGTGGCAGTGATCCCAGCTACCGATAATATGATTAGTGGTTCAGCGTTTAAACCAGATGACGTTATTACGTCGATGAGCGGAAAAACGATCGAAGTGTTAAACACTGATGCGGAAGGTCGTTTAGCACTAGCTGATGCTATTACGTATGCGAAATACCATGGGGCGAACTACTTAGTCGATGTAGCGACATTAACAGGTGGGGTTATTATCGCCCTTGGATTAGATAAAACGGGTGCACTTACAAATAACGAAGACTTATTTGAACAAGTGCTCGAAGCCTCCTTTGAAGCAGATGAATTTATTTGGCGTCTCCCATATACAGAAAAAGATAAGGAACGCGTTCGTAACAGTAAAATTGCCGATTTAAACAATTCTCCAGGACGTGAAGGACACGCAATTATGGGTGGAGCTTTTATTGGCGAATTTGCTGAAGATACGCCATGGGTACATCTTGATATCGCTGGTACAGCAACTACAAAAGTGAACCATGATCTCGGTCCAGCAGGTGGAACTGGTGTGATGACTCGTACACTTGCGCTATTTGTAGAACGATTTGAACCAATTAGAAACAAATAA
- a CDS encoding cobalamin-binding protein: MKIVSICPSNTELLTYLGLEEKIVALDDYSDWPPQLQHLPRVGPDLSIRMDEVEALEPDLVVASLSVPGMEKNIEELEKRYLPYIVLNPSSLEEIGRDILSLGQACGVEVQAKNVFYAYQEQLNMFRQAASQCKTTRRLYFEWWPKPIFTPGKKNWLTEVSELVGGTNVFADVPLASIQTDGNDVINRNPDYICLAWVGVRTEKVQPAVVKKRAGWEQLEAVQNDRIYVLEEELFCRPSPRLFEGILKLGRLLHPEVYESVSLLPPFNR; the protein is encoded by the coding sequence ATGAAAATCGTATCGATTTGTCCGAGCAACACAGAACTGTTGACTTATTTAGGATTGGAAGAAAAAATTGTAGCACTCGACGATTATTCAGATTGGCCCCCACAACTTCAACACCTACCACGAGTTGGTCCAGATCTATCGATTCGTATGGATGAAGTCGAAGCACTCGAGCCTGATTTAGTGGTAGCCTCGTTAAGTGTTCCTGGGATGGAAAAAAACATCGAAGAGCTTGAGAAACGATATTTGCCTTACATCGTCTTAAATCCATCTTCACTAGAGGAGATCGGACGTGACATTCTATCACTCGGTCAAGCATGTGGGGTAGAAGTACAAGCAAAAAATGTTTTTTATGCGTATCAGGAACAATTGAATATGTTTCGCCAAGCTGCTTCACAATGTAAGACCACACGACGCTTATATTTCGAATGGTGGCCCAAGCCGATTTTTACACCTGGAAAAAAGAATTGGCTTACGGAAGTAAGTGAACTAGTTGGAGGAACAAATGTGTTTGCGGATGTTCCACTGGCTAGCATCCAAACGGACGGAAACGACGTGATTAACCGAAATCCAGACTACATTTGTTTAGCATGGGTCGGCGTACGCACGGAAAAAGTTCAGCCTGCTGTGGTGAAAAAAAGAGCTGGCTGGGAGCAATTAGAAGCTGTTCAAAACGATCGTATATATGTATTAGAAGAGGAGCTGTTTTGCCGTCCGTCCCCACGTCTCTTTGAAGGAATATTAAAGTTAGGGCGACTGCTTCATCCAGAAGTGTACGAATCCGTTTCCTTACTTCCACCTTTTAATCGATAA
- a CDS encoding Na+/H+ antiporter family protein: protein MNGVVIAVITMLALSLLRVNVVFALLVGALVGGLTSGMSINETIEAFSSGVGNGAEVALSYALLGAFAVAISKTGLPEVLVQFLLKIVAKKGDRTGKALSKAVIVLFVLIMSIFSQNLIPIHIAFIPILIPPLLKILNELQVDRRLIASVLTFGLTAPYILLPVGFGRIFHDILATNMAESGMEVDVTQIPLAMLLPTLGLVVGLIFAIFVSYRKHRRYETIHSEELSVESYSKISVIFSIVAIIIALVVQLQFDSMIFGAFAGMLVLYASGTIRLSEADELLTSGMKMMAFIGFVMITAFGFASVLKASGEVESLVNGAANLIGGNQSIAALLMLIVGLLVTMGIGSSFSTIPIITTIFVPLALELGFSPMATIALVGTAAALGDAGSPASDSTLGPTSGLNVDGQHNHIWDTCVPTFLHYNVPLIIFGWLAAILL from the coding sequence ATGAATGGCGTTGTTATAGCAGTCATCACTATGCTCGCGCTTAGTTTACTACGAGTGAATGTCGTATTTGCCCTTCTAGTTGGTGCGTTGGTGGGTGGTCTCACTAGTGGAATGTCCATCAATGAGACCATTGAAGCTTTTTCTTCAGGTGTAGGAAACGGAGCAGAAGTCGCGTTAAGTTATGCGTTACTCGGTGCTTTTGCTGTTGCAATATCCAAAACAGGGCTTCCAGAAGTACTTGTTCAATTCTTGTTAAAAATAGTTGCAAAAAAAGGTGATCGTACAGGAAAAGCATTATCAAAAGCAGTGATTGTTTTATTTGTGTTAATCATGTCTATTTTTTCACAAAACTTAATTCCGATTCACATAGCTTTTATCCCAATTTTAATTCCACCGTTATTAAAAATTTTAAATGAACTTCAAGTAGACCGTAGGCTCATTGCATCCGTTTTAACCTTTGGTCTCACTGCTCCTTATATTTTGTTACCTGTTGGATTTGGGCGAATCTTTCATGATATTTTAGCAACGAACATGGCTGAAAGCGGAATGGAAGTGGATGTGACACAAATTCCCCTAGCGATGCTTTTACCAACACTTGGCCTTGTTGTAGGATTAATTTTTGCGATATTCGTATCCTATCGGAAACATCGTCGCTATGAAACGATTCATTCTGAAGAACTGTCTGTTGAATCGTATTCGAAAATAAGCGTTATATTTTCTATTGTCGCGATCATTATTGCCTTAGTTGTTCAGTTGCAATTCGATTCCATGATTTTCGGTGCATTTGCGGGAATGCTTGTATTATATGCCAGTGGTACAATTCGCTTAAGTGAAGCCGATGAGCTGTTAACTAGTGGTATGAAAATGATGGCGTTTATCGGATTTGTCATGATTACGGCTTTTGGATTTGCAAGTGTGTTAAAAGCTTCAGGAGAAGTAGAGTCCCTTGTAAATGGGGCAGCCAACTTAATAGGAGGAAATCAATCCATTGCCGCACTTCTGATGCTCATCGTTGGGTTACTTGTGACGATGGGGATCGGCTCTTCTTTTTCGACGATTCCAATTATCACAACGATTTTTGTCCCATTAGCGTTAGAACTTGGCTTTAGCCCAATGGCGACTATTGCCTTAGTCGGTACAGCCGCTGCATTAGGAGATGCTGGTTCTCCTGCTTCTGATTCGACCCTTGGACCGACATCCGGATTAAATGTCGACGGTCAGCATAATCACATTTGGGATACGTGTGTTCCAACCTTTTTACACTACAATGTACCATTAATTATTTTCGGATGGCTTGCGGCGATTCTTTTATAA
- a CDS encoding divergent PAP2 family protein: MDLLTNFPLLTSLTAIFFAQFIKVPIQFIASRKLDWSLMTSTGGMPSSHSAAVTALATGVALETGLDSPLFAVATIFAIIVMFDATGIRRQAGEHAIVLNQLVADFHKFVEEVKGWPKKPQQEKQKELKELLGHKPIEVFFGGLTGVLLTLILYYFIF; encoded by the coding sequence ATGGATTTATTGACAAACTTCCCTCTTTTGACCTCATTAACAGCCATCTTCTTTGCCCAATTTATAAAAGTGCCAATTCAATTTATTGCCAGCCGAAAATTGGATTGGTCCTTAATGACTTCGACCGGTGGTATGCCAAGCTCTCATTCAGCTGCGGTCACTGCCTTAGCAACTGGTGTCGCTTTGGAAACGGGACTGGACTCCCCATTATTTGCAGTCGCGACCATTTTTGCCATTATTGTCATGTTTGATGCTACTGGCATTCGCCGTCAAGCAGGAGAGCATGCCATTGTGCTCAATCAGTTAGTCGCTGATTTTCATAAATTCGTCGAAGAAGTAAAAGGATGGCCAAAGAAACCACAACAAGAAAAACAAAAGGAATTAAAAGAACTATTAGGACATAAACCGATAGAAGTCTTTTTTGGTGGATTAACTGGGGTCTTACTAACGCTCATTTTGTATTATTTTATCTTTTAA
- a CDS encoding 3D domain-containing protein, whose protein sequence is MDRTKKWLKRTFMTVLFMLALLVTYQSISGVKAKTLANWIYYQASPLWKDSKDVELHQGRQFSLKEKMLKYFAQTNVKISASKPVIATPSLEEEFDWSQYPKKTVVATGYTAGFESTGKHPNHPQYGITFSGVKVKRDLYSTIAADTRVFPIGTILFIPGYGFGVVADTGSAIKGNKIDLYYETVEAVYEQWGKKTVDVYIIRMGEGRLTEDELIALNEEESMQVFRQAYIQPNKK, encoded by the coding sequence ATGGATAGGACCAAAAAATGGTTAAAAAGAACGTTTATGACCGTGTTGTTTATGTTAGCTCTTTTAGTTACATATCAATCCATTTCTGGAGTAAAGGCCAAAACGTTAGCTAACTGGATTTACTACCAAGCATCGCCTCTTTGGAAAGATAGTAAAGACGTAGAACTTCATCAAGGACGACAATTTAGTTTAAAAGAGAAGATGTTGAAGTATTTTGCTCAAACAAACGTAAAAATTTCCGCTAGTAAACCTGTTATAGCGACTCCATCCCTTGAAGAAGAGTTTGATTGGAGTCAATATCCGAAAAAAACAGTCGTCGCTACAGGCTATACAGCTGGATTCGAATCAACAGGGAAACATCCGAATCACCCTCAATATGGAATCACCTTTTCGGGAGTTAAGGTAAAGCGTGATTTATATTCCACCATCGCAGCGGATACTCGAGTGTTTCCGATTGGAACGATTTTGTTCATTCCTGGTTACGGCTTTGGGGTAGTAGCTGATACCGGTTCAGCGATTAAGGGTAACAAAATTGATTTATATTATGAAACGGTCGAAGCTGTTTATGAACAGTGGGGAAAGAAAACGGTGGATGTGTACATCATACGAATGGGTGAGGGCAGATTAACAGAAGATGAATTAATCGCGCTGAATGAAGAAGAGTCTATGCAAGTTTTCCGCCAAGCCTATATACAACCAAATAAAAAATAA
- a CDS encoding NAD(P)/FAD-dependent oxidoreductase gives MRKPKVVVLGAGYGGLMTVTRLQKLVGVNEAEIVLVNKNDYHYETTWLHEASAGTLHHDRVRYDIRDVIDRNKVEFIQATVEDIHPSENKVILDSGEIEYDYLVVALGAEPETFGIQGLKEHAFSISNVNSARQIREHIEYQFATYNTEEEKKDERLTIVVGGAGFTGIEFLGELVNRVPELCREYDIDFEKVRIVCVEAAPMVLPGFDPELVKYATARLESKGVEFRIGTAIKEVTADGIIVAKGEDEVEEIKAGTVVWAAGVRGNSIIEKAGFENMRARVKVNPDLRAPGYDNVFIIGDCSLIINEEINRPYPPTAQIAMQQGEVCARNLAALIRGKEELETFKPDIKGTVCSLGEDDAIGIVFGKKLMGTKAAFMKKVVDNRALYMIGGTSLVFKKGKFNFF, from the coding sequence TTGAGAAAGCCAAAAGTTGTAGTGTTAGGTGCAGGTTATGGTGGATTAATGACAGTAACACGTCTTCAAAAGTTAGTTGGTGTAAATGAAGCTGAAATCGTTTTAGTTAACAAAAACGATTACCATTATGAAACAACATGGCTTCATGAAGCTTCTGCTGGTACGTTACATCACGACCGTGTTCGTTACGATATCCGTGACGTCATCGACCGTAACAAAGTTGAATTTATTCAAGCAACCGTTGAAGACATTCATCCGTCTGAAAACAAAGTTATCCTTGACAGCGGTGAAATTGAGTACGACTATTTAGTAGTTGCTCTTGGTGCAGAGCCAGAAACATTTGGTATTCAAGGTCTAAAAGAGCATGCTTTTTCTATTTCAAACGTCAATTCGGCGCGTCAAATTCGTGAGCATATTGAATATCAATTTGCAACATATAACACTGAAGAAGAGAAGAAAGATGAACGCTTAACAATTGTTGTTGGTGGTGCTGGCTTTACTGGTATCGAGTTCCTTGGTGAACTTGTAAACCGTGTTCCTGAGCTTTGCCGTGAATACGATATCGATTTCGAAAAAGTTCGAATCGTATGTGTTGAAGCAGCTCCAATGGTTCTTCCTGGATTCGACCCTGAGCTTGTTAAATATGCAACAGCTCGTTTAGAAAGTAAAGGGGTAGAATTCCGCATCGGAACAGCTATTAAAGAAGTGACTGCTGACGGAATTATCGTTGCCAAAGGTGAAGATGAAGTTGAAGAAATTAAAGCCGGTACAGTTGTATGGGCAGCAGGTGTACGCGGTAACTCCATCATTGAAAAAGCTGGATTTGAAAACATGCGTGCCCGCGTAAAAGTAAATCCAGATCTTCGTGCACCTGGTTACGACAACGTGTTCATTATCGGTGACTGCTCATTAATTATTAACGAAGAAATTAACCGTCCATACCCTCCAACAGCTCAAATTGCGATGCAGCAAGGGGAAGTGTGTGCTCGCAACTTAGCCGCTTTAATTCGTGGAAAAGAAGAGCTTGAGACATTCAAACCAGACATTAAAGGTACGGTATGTTCATTAGGTGAAGACGATGCAATCGGTATCGTTTTTGGTAAAAAATTAATGGGTACAAAAGCGGCATTCATGAAAAAAGTAGTTGACAACCGTGCGCTTTACATGATTGGCGGTACTTCACTTGTGTTCAAAAAAGGTAAATTTAATTTCTTTTAA
- a CDS encoding hotdog fold thioesterase: MNVKNTLLEALQIELKTVDKGKVVATMPVNERTRQPFGYLHGGASVALAETVASVGAYTLIDQENEICFGLEINANHIKSKRDGFVTAIAEVVHQGRTTMVWNIRIVDEQEQLICISRCTIAVVPKK, from the coding sequence ATGAATGTTAAAAATACTTTATTAGAGGCGCTGCAAATTGAGTTAAAAACGGTCGATAAAGGGAAAGTAGTGGCTACTATGCCTGTGAATGAACGTACACGACAGCCATTTGGGTATTTACATGGAGGCGCATCCGTTGCCTTAGCAGAAACAGTTGCCAGCGTCGGGGCTTATACGCTCATTGATCAGGAAAATGAAATATGCTTCGGACTTGAGATTAATGCCAATCATATTAAATCCAAGCGAGATGGATTCGTGACAGCAATCGCTGAAGTCGTCCATCAAGGTAGAACAACAATGGTATGGAATATCCGTATCGTTGATGAACAAGAACAACTCATTTGTATTTCTCGATGTACCATTGCGGTTGTACCGAAAAAATAA
- a CDS encoding RNA methyltransferase produces the protein MKNVKTNHSSLKQQLIEEQLLLEDNRVYWEMINDERMEKLYRVLNERTRYISLLLEGVDDGHNQAAVLRTADAFGVQDVTIVRGRAPFQPNANITKSADKWLTIKEKPTIVEAIRDYQQAGYQVFATDLSEKSVYLEDVDVSKPTVLLFGNEHAGISDDARNAADGTFVIPMKGFVQSLNISVAAAITLHYITNKAKEVAKERYYLTLEEKQELLKQWVHLSVPKKLRAKLTES, from the coding sequence ATGAAAAATGTAAAAACGAACCATTCTTCACTGAAACAACAGCTCATAGAGGAACAATTGTTACTTGAAGATAACCGTGTTTATTGGGAAATGATTAATGATGAACGTATGGAAAAATTGTATCGAGTGCTTAATGAACGCACTCGATACATCTCATTATTATTAGAGGGCGTAGATGATGGCCATAACCAAGCGGCAGTTCTCCGTACAGCAGATGCATTTGGAGTGCAAGATGTTACCATTGTTCGTGGACGAGCTCCGTTTCAGCCAAACGCCAACATTACGAAAAGTGCAGATAAATGGTTAACAATCAAAGAAAAACCAACAATCGTAGAAGCGATTCGAGATTATCAGCAAGCAGGCTACCAAGTATTTGCGACCGATCTATCGGAAAAGAGTGTGTATTTAGAAGATGTAGATGTATCGAAACCGACAGTTCTTTTATTTGGGAATGAGCATGCGGGCATATCGGATGATGCGAGAAACGCAGCGGACGGTACATTTGTTATCCCTATGAAAGGGTTTGTTCAAAGCTTAAATATTTCTGTGGCAGCAGCCATTACACTACATTATATCACCAACAAAGCAAAAGAAGTCGCAAAAGAGCGTTATTATTTAACCCTTGAAGAAAAACAAGAATTGTTAAAACAGTGGGTTCATTTATCCGTTCCGAAAAAATTACGAGCAAAGTTGACGGAATCGTAA
- a CDS encoding NAD(P)/FAD-dependent oxidoreductase: MKEDAKLYDITVIGGGPTGLFTAFYGGMRQASVKIIESLPQLGGQLSALYPEKYIYDVAGFPKVRAQELIDNLKEQMSKFDPTICLEQAVEHVEKREDGTFKITTNKEIHFSKTIIITAGNGAFQPRKLDLPEALQYEGKNLHYFVDNLESFRDKRVVVCGGGDSAVDWALMLEPIAKEVTIVHRRDKFRAHEHSVENLKNSRVHIMTPFIPVKLVGKEYIEQVILDEVRGVKKVTLDVDAVIVNYGFVSSLGPIKNWGLNIEKNSIVVNSKMETNIPGIYAAGDICTYEGKVKLIACGFGEAPTAVNNAKAYMDPKARLQPMHSTSMFDQK, translated from the coding sequence TTGAAAGAAGATGCAAAATTGTATGATATTACCGTTATCGGTGGCGGTCCTACTGGATTATTCACTGCATTTTATGGGGGAATGAGGCAAGCATCGGTCAAAATTATTGAAAGCTTGCCACAGCTAGGTGGTCAATTATCGGCTCTTTATCCAGAGAAATACATTTATGATGTGGCCGGATTTCCAAAAGTTCGAGCCCAAGAATTAATCGATAATTTAAAAGAACAAATGAGTAAGTTTGACCCAACAATTTGTCTAGAACAAGCCGTTGAACATGTCGAGAAACGAGAAGATGGAACATTTAAAATTACGACGAATAAAGAAATTCACTTTTCCAAAACGATTATTATAACAGCCGGTAATGGAGCTTTTCAGCCACGAAAGTTAGATTTGCCTGAAGCCTTACAATACGAAGGGAAAAACCTTCATTATTTTGTCGACAATTTAGAATCATTTCGAGATAAACGTGTCGTTGTATGCGGAGGCGGGGATTCGGCGGTCGATTGGGCGCTCATGCTGGAGCCGATTGCTAAAGAGGTCACTATTGTTCACCGTCGCGACAAATTCCGTGCCCATGAGCATAGTGTCGAAAACTTAAAAAACTCACGTGTCCACATTATGACGCCGTTTATTCCAGTAAAATTAGTGGGAAAAGAATACATTGAACAAGTAATACTAGATGAAGTACGTGGAGTTAAGAAAGTAACGCTAGATGTTGATGCGGTCATTGTGAATTACGGATTCGTCTCTTCCCTAGGCCCTATTAAAAATTGGGGGCTAAACATTGAGAAAAACTCGATCGTTGTGAACTCCAAAATGGAAACAAATATTCCAGGTATTTATGCGGCTGGTGATATTTGTACATATGAGGGGAAGGTCAAACTGATCGCTTGTGGTTTTGGTGAAGCTCCAACAGCGGTCAATAACGCGAAAGCATACATGGATCCAAAAGCTCGTCTGCAACCGATGCACAGCACGTCGATGTTTGATCAGAAATAA
- a CDS encoding YuiB family protein, with the protein MLLFFVLFFGIGFLLNMLLRMTWIMAFIYPIVAIFIVNNEVRFIDYFTNTQESFRLLGEKFSRLAPADVIILSSGLAGAIVAGITMKILRKKGYRMF; encoded by the coding sequence ATGCTCTTGTTTTTCGTTCTTTTCTTCGGCATTGGCTTTTTATTGAACATGTTGCTTCGGATGACATGGATTATGGCCTTTATTTATCCGATTGTAGCAATTTTTATTGTGAATAACGAAGTTCGTTTCATCGACTATTTTACAAATACACAGGAATCGTTTCGGTTGCTTGGAGAAAAATTTAGTCGACTCGCTCCAGCTGATGTCATTATTTTATCAAGTGGCTTAGCAGGAGCCATTGTAGCAGGAATTACGATGAAAATTTTACGTAAAAAAGGATACCGAATGTTTTAA
- a CDS encoding DUF309 domain-containing protein gives MNDFIEETFRIFKQTFNKGDYYTCHDYLEEIWMIDKQNYLIKGMLQMCVGLYHYSYGNIKGARMMLQSAHHYLTHTMETMDGVNVQEVCQYIDQCLFIIPQTVELVPFEKIKSLPPLPSFLFP, from the coding sequence ATGAATGATTTTATCGAAGAAACATTTCGAATTTTCAAACAAACATTCAACAAAGGTGACTACTATACGTGTCATGATTATTTAGAAGAAATATGGATGATTGATAAACAAAATTACTTAATTAAAGGAATGTTACAAATGTGTGTCGGTCTTTACCATTATAGTTATGGGAACATAAAAGGAGCTCGTATGATGTTACAATCTGCCCATCATTACCTTACCCATACAATGGAAACGATGGATGGAGTCAACGTACAAGAAGTTTGTCAGTACATTGACCAATGCCTTTTCATTATACCACAAACGGTGGAACTAGTGCCTTTTGAAAAAATCAAATCTCTCCCACCATTGCCGAGTTTTCTTTTCCCATAG